GTGGTGAAGTTTGGTGGCAACGCCATGATCAATGACGAGCTGAAGCGTGCGTTCGTCCAAGACATGGTCTATCTGCGTCTTGCTGGCGTTCGCCCCGTGATTGTTCACGGTGGCGGCCCCCAGATCACCAAGGAACTCAAGATTCGCGGTATCGAATCTGAGTTCCGTGCTGGCTACCGTGTGACGACAGAAGAGTCGATCGATGTGGTGCGCGATGTGCTCACCGACCAGGTCGGCGCTGAGCTGGTTGATCTCATCAACGAGCACGGAGATCTTGCTAACGGCATTGCCGGTCACGAACATTCGCTGTTTATCGGTGAACGCATGATCAAAGAGATCGAGGGCAAGCGTGTTGACCTCGGGTTGGTCGGCAATGTCACCGAGGTTGATCCTCAGCGGGTGCTTGATGTCTTGGCGAGTGACAACATCCCTGTGGTGTCGACGCTGGCCCAAGAAGCGGGAGAGATTGCTGAAGATGCCTCTGGCCTGCTGAACGTCAACGCGGATTCGGCGGCGGCAGCGCTAGCTATTGCGCTCGACGCTGCCAAGCTCGTCATCCTCACGGATGTTGCCGGTCTCTACAGCGATTGGCCCAACCGTGAGTCGCTCGTCTCGATCATCAACACCGACGAACTGCGTGAGCTGCTGCCGAGTCTGGAGTCGGGCATGATCCCGAAGATGACAGCCTGCCTTGAAGCGGTGGATGCTGGCGTTCCGAAGGCCGCGATCATTGACGGTCGAGCCCCGCACTCGATCCTGCTCGAAGTATTCACGCAAGATGGAATTGGCACCGAGGTGGTACCCGCATGACTTGGAAAGACGACTACGCCCACCGGATGATGAACACGTTCGGTGTACCGAAGGTGGAGTTCGTGAGTGGCGAAGGCTGCACAGTCTTCGATTCCGAGGGCAAGCGTTACCTCGACTTCTTGGCTGGCATTGCGGTCAATTCACTTGGCCACAACCACCCCGCGATTGTGGGCGCGCTCAGCCGTCAAGCCAATCTCCTGCACGTCTCGAACTTCTTCGCGACCGAACCACAGCTTGCGCTCGCGGAACGACTGCTGCGCATTTCGGGTGCCGGTGACGAGGGGCGCGTGTTCTTTGCGAACTCGGGCACAGAGGCAAACGAAGCTGCCGTCAAGCTCGCTCGCCTGACGGGGCGCCCGCGCATCCTGTCGTTGATGGATTCCTTCCATGGTCGGTCTATGGGGGCTCTCTCGATCACCGGCAAGGCATCGTTGCGCGAGCCATTTGAGCCGTTGCTTCCCAATGTCGAGCACATCGAGTCCACTATTGAGGCCCTCGAAGCTGCAATCGGACCGGATGTCTCGGCCCTCATCGTCGAGCCAATCAAGGGAGAGGCGGGGGTGCACTCGCTGCCCGCCGGCTACCTCGAAGCGGCTCGTGAACTGACGACTCAGCACGGCGTGCTACTCATTATCGACGAGATCCAGACCGGAGCCGGACGCACGGGAGACTGGTTTGGCTTCCAAGAGAGCGGAATCGTTCCCGACGCCATCACTATGGCCAAGGGAATGGGCGGGGGAGTGCCGATTGGTGCGCTCGTGACGTTCGGGAAGGCATCCTCGCTGATGCATCCCGGTCAACACGGCACTACTTTCGGTGGCAACCCACTCGTCTGTGCCGTTTCGGAAGCGGTCTTGGGCCAGATTGAGTCTGACGACCTCGTGGCAAATGCCGCTCAGCGCGGTGCCGAACTGCGCACCGCACTGGCCCGCATCGATTCCTCGTTGATCATTGAGCTTCGCGGTCGCGGACTCCTGATCGGCATCGGACTTGCCGAGCCAGTCGCGCAAGAGATCGTGGCCACTGCGCTCGAGCACGGGCTGATTATCAATGCGCCCAATGCGTCGACGGTTCGCCTCGCTCCGCCCCTCATCATTGGCGATGCCGAAATCGCCGAATTCATTGACACGTTCAGCATGGTGCTGAACGAAGTGACCAACACAGCACCTACGGAGGCATCATGACCAGGCATTTTCTTCGCGACGATGACCTCAGCCCGGCTGAACAACTCGAGATTCTCGATCTCGCCGAAAAAGTAAAAGCTGATCGGTGGGGGCGAAAGCCGCTTGAGGGTCCGCAGACCGTTGCTGTGATCTTTGACAAGTCATCAACTCGCACTCGCGTCTCGTTCGCTGTGGGCATCGCAGACCTTGGCGGTTCGCCGCTCATCATCTCGACCGCCAACA
This portion of the Salinibacterium sp. NK8237 genome encodes:
- the argB gene encoding acetylglutamate kinase is translated as MPAFTHGAEHEQAMTKAGVLIEALPWLKRFRNRIIVVKFGGNAMINDELKRAFVQDMVYLRLAGVRPVIVHGGGPQITKELKIRGIESEFRAGYRVTTEESIDVVRDVLTDQVGAELVDLINEHGDLANGIAGHEHSLFIGERMIKEIEGKRVDLGLVGNVTEVDPQRVLDVLASDNIPVVSTLAQEAGEIAEDASGLLNVNADSAAAALAIALDAAKLVILTDVAGLYSDWPNRESLVSIINTDELRELLPSLESGMIPKMTACLEAVDAGVPKAAIIDGRAPHSILLEVFTQDGIGTEVVPA
- a CDS encoding acetylornithine transaminase, yielding MTWKDDYAHRMMNTFGVPKVEFVSGEGCTVFDSEGKRYLDFLAGIAVNSLGHNHPAIVGALSRQANLLHVSNFFATEPQLALAERLLRISGAGDEGRVFFANSGTEANEAAVKLARLTGRPRILSLMDSFHGRSMGALSITGKASLREPFEPLLPNVEHIESTIEALEAAIGPDVSALIVEPIKGEAGVHSLPAGYLEAARELTTQHGVLLIIDEIQTGAGRTGDWFGFQESGIVPDAITMAKGMGGGVPIGALVTFGKASSLMHPGQHGTTFGGNPLVCAVSEAVLGQIESDDLVANAAQRGAELRTALARIDSSLIIELRGRGLLIGIGLAEPVAQEIVATALEHGLIINAPNASTVRLAPPLIIGDAEIAEFIDTFSMVLNEVTNTAPTEAS